A genomic window from Pelagicoccus albus includes:
- a CDS encoding magnesium-dependent phosphatase-1, translating into MAQAPFKLVVFDLDFTVWDAGGVWCDCLEPPFRKESGKVVDSRGSVVLVYDGIQRALRLLNDLGVPIAIASRTTRPDWARTLLDLLELRAFFSYEEIYPSSKVRHFEALRRDSGVDYEEMLFFDDESRNIVEVSELGVKAVLVREGFSPALFGQAFR; encoded by the coding sequence ATGGCCCAAGCCCCATTCAAGCTCGTTGTTTTTGATCTAGACTTCACGGTTTGGGATGCGGGTGGCGTGTGGTGCGATTGCCTCGAGCCTCCTTTTCGTAAGGAGTCAGGAAAGGTCGTAGATTCAAGGGGCTCTGTCGTTTTGGTTTACGACGGAATCCAGCGGGCTTTGCGACTCTTGAATGATTTGGGAGTGCCGATCGCAATTGCTTCCCGTACCACGCGGCCTGATTGGGCGAGAACCTTGCTCGATCTACTAGAGCTCAGAGCCTTCTTCTCCTATGAAGAGATTTATCCCAGTTCAAAAGTCCGACATTTCGAGGCCTTGCGTCGGGATTCGGGTGTGGATTACGAAGAGATGCTCTTTTTCGACGATGAGTCCCGTAACATCGTGGAGGTTTCGGAGTTGGGAGTGAAGGCGGTGCTCGTTCGCGAAGGGTTCAGTCCCGCTTTGTTCGGGCAAGCGTTTCGCTAG
- a CDS encoding Spy/CpxP family protein refolding chaperone, which produces MKFNKLTKIITAGLALALATIGFSQDADAQDGFEIQGVLSELNLSEEQTTQVESILKEARESRREIFEKHGIEKGERPDRSTMKEAMGELKAARAQTDSRLAEVLDEDQLAKFKSARKSAAKKGFRARKEKRNGKSDF; this is translated from the coding sequence ATGAAATTCAACAAACTGACAAAGATTATCACAGCTGGGCTGGCGCTTGCGTTGGCAACAATCGGTTTTTCTCAAGATGCGGATGCCCAGGATGGATTCGAAATCCAGGGCGTGCTCTCTGAGCTAAACCTAAGCGAGGAGCAAACGACTCAGGTCGAATCCATCCTCAAAGAGGCGCGGGAGAGCCGCCGAGAAATTTTTGAAAAGCACGGCATCGAGAAGGGTGAACGCCCGGATCGGTCAACGATGAAAGAAGCCATGGGTGAGCTCAAAGCGGCGAGGGCTCAAACGGATAGCCGCTTAGCTGAGGTTTTGGATGAGGATCAGCTGGCGAAATTCAAATCGGCTCGCAAATCTGCGGCCAAAAAGGGATTTCGAGCCAGGAAGGAAAAGCGAAACGGGAAAAGCGATTTTTAG
- a CDS encoding cation diffusion facilitator family transporter: MNVDSREKFGAISAMSNLAFATGKLLVGFWGNSYALIADGIESIADVFSSLVVWNGLRVADREPDAEHPYGHGKAESIAGLIAACALVVSAILIGINAIRELLEPHGVPAPYVIPALIAIIIGKEILFRWLMKGSEASDSTALKVEAWHHRMDSFTSLGVLIGVCIAVFAGEGFASADDVAALLVSGLIIYNAVQLARPSLDELLDRDVGEKLAEQIENAAKETPGLVRLESLQVRKSGTQHLVDVHLEVDGNLTVTAGHAIAHKFKDKLLSQEELRISHVMTHVEPAGRPGR, translated from the coding sequence ATGAACGTAGACTCTCGGGAAAAATTCGGGGCAATCAGCGCCATGTCCAACCTCGCTTTCGCAACGGGAAAGCTGCTGGTCGGATTCTGGGGGAACTCCTACGCGTTGATCGCGGACGGCATAGAATCCATCGCAGATGTATTCTCCTCACTGGTTGTCTGGAACGGCTTGAGGGTTGCTGATAGGGAGCCAGATGCGGAACACCCCTACGGTCACGGCAAGGCGGAATCGATCGCCGGACTCATCGCAGCCTGCGCCCTAGTCGTCTCCGCCATCCTGATCGGGATCAACGCCATAAGGGAACTACTCGAACCGCACGGGGTTCCCGCCCCTTACGTCATCCCTGCTTTGATTGCTATCATCATCGGAAAGGAAATCCTCTTTCGTTGGCTTATGAAAGGCAGCGAGGCCTCCGACAGCACTGCCTTGAAAGTTGAAGCCTGGCACCACCGCATGGACTCGTTCACCTCGCTAGGAGTATTGATCGGAGTCTGCATCGCAGTGTTCGCCGGGGAAGGTTTCGCTAGTGCAGACGACGTGGCCGCCCTACTTGTTAGCGGGCTCATAATTTACAACGCGGTACAACTCGCCCGCCCTTCCCTCGATGAGCTACTCGACAGAGACGTCGGCGAAAAGCTCGCCGAACAGATAGAAAATGCTGCGAAAGAAACCCCAGGGCTCGTCAGACTGGAATCTCTGCAAGTACGAAAAAGCGGGACCCAGCACCTAGTGGACGTCCACCTCGAGGTGGATGGAAACCTCACGGTTACCGCGGGCCACGCAATCGCCCACAAGTTCAAGGACAAGCTCCTCTCGCAAGAGGAGCTTCGCATCAGCCACGTCATGACCCACGTGGAGCCAGCAGGCAGACCGGGACGCTAG
- a CDS encoding DEAD/DEAH box helicase, whose protein sequence is MSFESLALPNFLLRSLEKLGYAEPTPIQAEAIPLILAGKDLRAAAQTGSGKTAAFALPILQGLSAAQEQSRKPRYLVLVPTRELAVQVAEAFERYGEKAPNMARVLAAYGGVGYEAQMKLAYSGVEVVVATPGRLIDLVERRSLELDEVELLTLDEADRLLALGFSEELNQILDMLPPKRQNLLFSATFPQGVVSLADALLKEPARIELESASKPAEKIRQRAIEVSANTRTGLLRHLLEVEGWDLVLVFVSSKRRADNVTAKLVKNGIKAVALHGDMSQDKRARSLQKFKDRKVRILMATDVAARGIDIVGLPCVINYDLPRAPADYVHRVGRTGRAGGDGVAITFVTEETDFQFQQIQKKNGMDPVARERVVGFEPESWNPVNPGKGKAPVKGKRPSKKDKLRRAAAENAESESAADPWKSALRKTRSKS, encoded by the coding sequence ATGTCATTTGAGTCGCTAGCTTTACCGAACTTCCTTCTCCGTTCGCTGGAGAAATTGGGTTATGCGGAACCTACTCCCATTCAAGCGGAGGCGATTCCGCTTATCCTCGCGGGAAAAGATCTGCGAGCGGCGGCCCAAACCGGTTCCGGCAAAACCGCCGCGTTTGCCCTCCCGATTTTACAAGGCCTTTCGGCCGCTCAGGAACAGAGCAGGAAACCGCGATATCTTGTCCTGGTGCCGACGCGTGAGCTGGCGGTGCAGGTGGCGGAAGCGTTTGAACGCTATGGTGAAAAAGCTCCGAACATGGCTCGCGTGCTCGCCGCGTACGGCGGTGTCGGCTACGAGGCTCAGATGAAGTTGGCCTACTCGGGAGTAGAGGTAGTGGTGGCGACGCCGGGCCGCTTGATCGATTTGGTGGAGCGTCGCTCCTTGGAGTTGGACGAAGTTGAGCTTCTGACCTTGGACGAGGCGGACCGTTTACTGGCTCTCGGGTTCTCCGAGGAATTAAACCAGATCTTGGACATGCTTCCTCCCAAGAGGCAAAATCTTCTGTTCTCCGCGACTTTTCCGCAGGGGGTGGTTTCGCTGGCGGATGCTTTACTCAAGGAACCAGCTAGGATCGAACTGGAGTCAGCTTCGAAGCCCGCCGAAAAGATTCGTCAACGCGCCATCGAGGTTTCTGCCAATACGAGGACCGGTCTGCTGCGCCATTTGTTGGAGGTAGAAGGCTGGGACCTCGTTTTGGTTTTTGTTAGCTCTAAGCGTCGAGCGGACAATGTAACTGCCAAGCTCGTGAAAAACGGAATCAAGGCGGTTGCCTTGCATGGGGATATGAGTCAGGACAAACGGGCCCGCTCGCTGCAGAAGTTCAAAGACCGGAAAGTTCGGATTTTGATGGCGACCGATGTGGCTGCCCGAGGAATCGATATCGTGGGGCTCCCCTGCGTGATCAACTATGATCTGCCCAGAGCTCCCGCCGACTACGTACATCGCGTGGGGAGGACTGGACGAGCGGGAGGCGATGGGGTCGCCATCACCTTCGTCACGGAAGAGACCGATTTTCAATTTCAGCAGATTCAAAAGAAGAATGGAATGGATCCAGTCGCGAGAGAGCGGGTGGTGGGCTTTGAGCCGGAAAGCTGGAATCCGGTGAATCCCGGCAAAGGCAAGGCCCCGGTCAAGGGCAAGCGACCCAGTAAGAAGGACAAGCTTCGCCGGGCGGCTGCGGAGAATGCTGAAAGCGAATCTGCCGCAGATCCGTGGAAGTCGGCTCTCCGCAAGACTCGCAGCAAGTCTTAA
- a CDS encoding GAF domain-containing hybrid sensor histidine kinase/response regulator has product MRENTVTLPIPEAPPGFLKSKVSLIREVALELGQANDPDEVMRIAISRGREVLGFSRLSVWLFDGGFHALRGTFGVDEHGSVVDERQSRVFDHVSVGPQREAWSKAPHYFVETNSPLRDSAGGIIGHGIHFTAPLYQAGQPRGYLSADDLLECPSLNQETGELMCLFAEFIAASYFSKIAEKQAYDAIEAQEQSEAAKREFLGMLSHEVRTPLNAILGYSQLLSMQENSEEQRSLAKTIESSGDHLLQMLNSMIDYSNLADRDLRARYTSCDPVQLAESVSCDLAPEAKRKKLNLDFIHLGDFSGSVLADAQGLKKILFNLIENAIKFTTKGGVKITAQTQPTPNRTLALQFTIEDTGCGIPLAEQSTVFEPFRQIDSSLTRKHGGVGMGLAVVERLVSGIRGKIHLESKENHGSTFTLNFEFDYDSAAPQVARTTIGSRASPSKPHEKCNILVVEDNPDDYLLVEQFIKGLGYPCPTWAKGGESAKGFIARHPYDFVLMDLQMPTIDGLQLTRLVRSGDCGVINKDVPIIGMTSNDEAYARERAIATGMDEYLSKPFKIKNLESVIQRVLEGQSPLPI; this is encoded by the coding sequence ATGCGAGAAAACACAGTCACCCTCCCAATTCCGGAGGCCCCACCCGGGTTTCTGAAAAGCAAAGTATCCTTGATTCGGGAAGTCGCACTCGAATTGGGCCAAGCAAACGATCCAGATGAAGTCATGCGAATCGCTATATCCCGCGGACGGGAGGTACTCGGATTCAGCAGACTAAGTGTTTGGCTATTCGACGGGGGCTTCCACGCCCTTCGCGGCACTTTCGGAGTAGATGAGCATGGATCCGTGGTCGATGAGCGGCAGAGCCGAGTATTTGATCACGTGTCAGTCGGCCCGCAGCGGGAAGCCTGGTCCAAAGCTCCTCATTACTTCGTGGAAACCAATAGCCCTTTGCGAGATTCCGCAGGAGGTATCATCGGACACGGAATCCATTTCACCGCTCCCCTCTACCAAGCGGGGCAACCAAGGGGCTACCTATCCGCGGACGACCTGCTGGAATGCCCTTCCCTGAATCAGGAAACGGGCGAGCTCATGTGCCTGTTCGCTGAATTCATTGCCGCCAGCTACTTTTCGAAGATCGCAGAAAAACAGGCCTACGATGCCATCGAGGCCCAGGAGCAATCAGAAGCAGCCAAAAGAGAATTCTTGGGCATGCTCAGTCACGAAGTCCGCACGCCCCTGAACGCAATTCTCGGTTACTCCCAACTCCTCAGCATGCAGGAGAACTCTGAGGAACAACGATCTCTCGCTAAAACGATCGAGAGCAGCGGTGACCATTTGCTCCAAATGCTCAATAGCATGATCGACTACAGCAATCTAGCCGACCGCGATCTGCGAGCTCGATACACCTCTTGCGATCCCGTTCAACTCGCCGAATCCGTGTCCTGCGATCTTGCGCCCGAGGCAAAGCGCAAAAAGCTAAACCTCGACTTCATCCACTTGGGAGACTTCAGCGGATCCGTTTTGGCAGATGCCCAAGGACTAAAGAAAATCCTTTTCAACCTGATCGAGAACGCGATCAAGTTCACCACCAAAGGCGGGGTCAAAATCACAGCCCAAACCCAGCCGACCCCCAATCGGACCCTGGCCCTACAATTCACGATCGAAGACACCGGCTGCGGAATCCCCCTCGCCGAGCAGAGTACCGTTTTCGAACCATTCCGGCAGATCGATTCCTCGCTCACACGCAAGCATGGAGGAGTGGGCATGGGACTGGCCGTGGTCGAGCGCCTAGTCTCTGGTATCCGTGGGAAAATCCATCTCGAATCCAAAGAAAACCATGGTTCGACCTTCACCTTAAACTTCGAGTTCGACTACGACAGTGCCGCCCCACAAGTGGCTAGAACGACGATCGGCTCCCGGGCTTCGCCTTCCAAGCCACACGAGAAGTGCAACATTCTGGTCGTGGAGGATAATCCCGACGACTATCTGCTCGTTGAGCAATTCATCAAAGGCCTCGGATACCCCTGCCCGACTTGGGCCAAAGGCGGGGAATCCGCCAAGGGATTTATTGCCCGCCACCCCTATGACTTTGTGCTGATGGACCTACAGATGCCCACCATCGATGGACTTCAGCTCACCAGACTCGTCCGCAGCGGCGATTGTGGCGTGATCAACAAAGACGTGCCCATCATTGGTATGACCTCAAACGACGAGGCCTACGCTCGCGAGCGGGCTATCGCAACAGGCATGGACGAATACCTCTCGAAGCCCTTTAAGATTAAAAACCTGGAGTCGGTCATCCAAAGGGTACTTGAAGGCCAATCCCCTCTTCCCATCTAG
- a CDS encoding TSUP family transporter gives MESDFIFGLLLVLFLVAIAAGFIDTLAGGGGLIALPALLAVGIPPLAALGTNKLQGSVGTGTAAFLMFKTGRIQRADMLPLMGIAFLASASGSVAVQFVDVAVLELLIPIALVATAIFFIFSSASALGTSKSARRQTLFRRLAVPVIGAYDGMLGPGTGSFFSLAGVSLLGRDLPLATAGAKALNFATNIASLIVFLSYGKVVWVAGGVMILGQLLGAYLGSHCLFRINPNFLRLLVVGMCFAMLIRFGFTRDWW, from the coding sequence ATGGAAAGTGATTTCATTTTCGGGCTGTTGTTGGTCTTGTTCCTAGTAGCTATTGCTGCGGGTTTCATCGATACCTTGGCAGGTGGCGGGGGACTTATCGCCTTGCCAGCATTGCTCGCGGTGGGCATTCCGCCTCTAGCTGCCCTTGGAACTAACAAGCTCCAGGGAAGTGTAGGCACCGGCACTGCTGCGTTCTTGATGTTTAAGACCGGCAGAATCCAGAGGGCGGATATGTTGCCCCTGATGGGCATCGCGTTTCTTGCGTCCGCTTCTGGATCAGTAGCCGTCCAGTTTGTAGACGTTGCGGTGCTTGAATTACTCATCCCAATCGCGCTCGTAGCGACAGCCATTTTCTTCATCTTCAGTTCCGCCAGCGCCTTGGGCACAAGTAAATCTGCACGTCGCCAAACTCTTTTTAGGCGATTGGCGGTACCGGTCATTGGCGCCTACGACGGGATGCTAGGCCCGGGGACGGGGTCCTTCTTTTCGCTGGCAGGTGTTAGCCTGTTGGGGAGAGATCTTCCTCTTGCGACGGCTGGGGCGAAAGCCCTCAACTTTGCGACCAACATAGCATCGCTCATCGTTTTCCTCAGTTATGGAAAGGTAGTTTGGGTGGCTGGAGGCGTCATGATTCTCGGGCAATTACTGGGGGCCTATCTTGGTTCGCATTGCCTCTTTCGGATTAACCCGAATTTTCTGCGTCTCCTAGTGGTAGGGATGTGCTTCGCTATGCTTATTCGCTTCGGCTTCACTCGGGATTGGTGGTGA